From a region of the Gottschalkia purinilytica genome:
- a CDS encoding FecCD family ABC transporter permease produces MIKYKIKDNNKPIFVLFILIILICLSIAVFSTIGSANIRVIDTIRIILSKIPLINKSIDTSDIPKSSEVIILNIRIPRVLISMLVGSSLAGVGAVLQGLFKNPMADPYIIGISSGAAFGAGIFIVLGVTGYSSNISLISIGAFIGALSTIFLVYWISRVKNKIPITTLLLSGVAIGQLLTSMLSFMMIISTKDMDKIIYWTLGSFAGKGWDRLIPFLPIALISFLILLFYYRDLNIMLMGEESAQGLGIDVERTKLILLIVSSLITAISVSISGTIGFVGLIVPHIIRLIIGANYKYLLPCSILAGGIFLSFADTVARTIISPTEIPVGIVTAILGGPFFIYLLRKNKRMYK; encoded by the coding sequence ATGATTAAATATAAAATAAAAGATAATAATAAGCCTATCTTTGTTTTATTTATATTAATTATATTAATTTGTTTAAGTATAGCTGTATTTTCAACAATAGGATCAGCTAATATAAGGGTTATTGATACTATTAGAATAATTTTATCGAAAATTCCTTTAATAAATAAATCTATAGATACTAGCGATATACCAAAATCCTCTGAAGTCATAATACTAAACATTAGAATACCTAGAGTATTAATATCAATGCTGGTAGGATCTTCACTAGCAGGAGTAGGAGCAGTGCTACAAGGATTATTTAAGAATCCTATGGCAGATCCTTATATAATTGGAATCTCATCAGGAGCTGCTTTTGGAGCTGGAATATTTATAGTTTTAGGAGTAACAGGATATAGCTCTAATATATCACTTATTTCAATTGGGGCATTTATAGGAGCATTATCAACGATTTTTTTAGTATATTGGATATCTAGAGTAAAGAATAAGATTCCTATAACTACGTTGCTTCTTTCTGGGGTAGCAATAGGTCAACTACTTACATCAATGCTATCTTTTATGATGATTATATCAACTAAGGATATGGATAAGATAATATATTGGACTTTAGGTAGTTTTGCAGGAAAAGGATGGGATCGATTGATACCGTTTCTACCAATTGCACTTATAAGCTTTTTAATATTGTTATTTTATTATAGAGATTTAAACATTATGTTAATGGGAGAAGAGTCAGCTCAAGGGCTTGGAATAGATGTGGAGAGAACAAAGCTAATACTTTTAATAGTATCATCACTTATAACAGCAATATCGGTGTCTATAAGCGGTACTATTGGATTTGTAGGATTAATAGTTCCACATATAATTAGGCTTATAATAGGAGCTAATTACAAGTACCTATTACCGTGCTCTATACTGGCTGGGGGAATTTTTTTATCATTTGCGGATACTGTTGCTAGAACAATAATATCTCCTACAGAAATACCAGTAGGTATAGTTACAGCTATACTTGGAGGACCGTTCTTTATATACCTTCTTCGAAAAAATAAAAGAATGTATAAATAA
- a CDS encoding glycine/sarcosine/betaine reductase component B subunit gives MRLELGNIFIKDVQFGSETKVENGTLYVNKEELIAEISTDENLKSVDVELARPGESIRITPVKDVIEPRVKVEGPGGIFPGVLSKVDTVGSGRTHVLKGAAVVTTGKVVAFQEGIVDMTGPGADYTPFSKTNNIVLVCQPVDGLKQHEHEKALRFAGLKAAAYLGEAGRNVTPDEVKDYETLSILEGAKKYPELPRVAYVQMLQSQGLMHDTYVYGVDAKKTLSTLINPTELMDGAIISGNCVSACDKNTTYHHLNNPVVHDLFEKHGKELNFVGVIITNENVYLADKERSSNWAAKLAEFLGVDGVVISQEGFGNPDTDLIMNCKKIEQKGIKTVIVTDEYAGRDGASQSLADADPLANAVVTGGNANEVIELPPMDKVIGYLDPVNTIAGGFDGSLKEDGSIVVELQAITGATNELGFNKLTARGY, from the coding sequence ATGCGCCTAGAATTAGGTAATATTTTCATTAAAGATGTACAATTTGGTAGTGAGACAAAAGTAGAAAATGGCACTTTATATGTTAACAAAGAGGAGCTTATAGCTGAAATAAGCACTGATGAAAACTTAAAGAGTGTCGACGTAGAGTTAGCAAGACCAGGTGAAAGCATAAGAATTACTCCAGTTAAGGATGTAATTGAACCAAGAGTTAAGGTTGAAGGACCTGGTGGAATCTTCCCTGGAGTATTATCAAAAGTTGATACTGTAGGATCAGGAAGAACTCACGTATTAAAAGGCGCTGCAGTTGTTACAACAGGTAAAGTAGTTGCATTCCAAGAAGGTATAGTTGATATGACTGGACCAGGAGCAGACTATACACCATTTTCAAAAACAAACAATATTGTATTAGTTTGTCAACCTGTAGATGGTTTGAAACAACATGAGCATGAAAAAGCATTGAGATTTGCTGGACTAAAAGCAGCTGCTTATTTAGGAGAAGCTGGTAGAAATGTAACACCAGATGAAGTAAAAGATTATGAAACACTATCTATTTTAGAAGGTGCTAAAAAGTATCCAGAACTTCCAAGAGTAGCTTACGTTCAAATGCTTCAAAGTCAAGGATTAATGCATGACACTTATGTATATGGTGTAGATGCTAAAAAAACTCTATCAACATTAATCAATCCAACAGAATTGATGGATGGAGCAATCATAAGTGGTAACTGTGTTTCTGCATGTGACAAAAACACAACTTATCATCACTTAAACAATCCAGTTGTTCACGATTTATTTGAAAAGCATGGTAAAGAGTTAAACTTTGTTGGTGTAATAATAACTAACGAAAATGTTTACCTTGCAGATAAAGAGAGATCATCAAACTGGGCAGCTAAATTAGCTGAGTTCTTAGGAGTAGATGGAGTTGTCATTTCACAAGAAGGTTTTGGTAACCCAGATACAGACTTAATAATGAACTGTAAAAAAATAGAGCAAAAAGGCATTAAGACTGTTATTGTAACAGATGAATATGCTGGTAGAGATGGAGCTTCTCAATCATTAGCAGATGCTGACCCATTAGCAAATGCAGTTGTTACAGGTGGTAATGCTAATGAAGTTATCGAGCTACCTCCAATGGACAAGGTAATTGGATATTTAGATCCAGTTAATACAATTGCTGGTGGATTCGATGGAAGTTTAAAAGAAGATGGATCAATTGTAGTTGAGCTACAAGCTATAACAGGAGCTACTAACGAGTTAGGATTTAACAAGTTAACAGCTAGAGGATATTAA
- the trmL gene encoding tRNA (uridine(34)/cytosine(34)/5-carboxymethylaminomethyluridine(34)-2'-O)-methyltransferase TrmL: MINIVLFEPEIPQNTGNIARSCAATGASLHLIKPLGFSLDDKYVKRAGLDYWDLVDIHTYENIYELLEKYDNSKFYFATTKGKMNYSDFKFEDDCFLVFGKETAGLPKNILEKYENQTMRIPMVDIEKARSLNLSNSVAIILYEALRQINFPNLV; this comes from the coding sequence ATGATAAATATTGTACTATTTGAACCAGAAATTCCACAAAATACAGGAAACATCGCAAGAAGTTGTGCAGCTACAGGAGCATCACTACACCTTATAAAGCCACTAGGATTTTCCCTTGATGATAAATATGTAAAAAGAGCAGGATTAGACTATTGGGATTTAGTTGATATACATACATATGAAAATATATACGAGTTATTAGAAAAATATGATAATAGTAAGTTCTATTTTGCCACAACTAAAGGAAAGATGAATTACTCTGATTTCAAATTTGAGGATGATTGTTTCTTGGTATTTGGGAAAGAAACAGCTGGTTTACCAAAAAATATTTTAGAAAAGTATGAGAATCAGACTATGAGGATTCCTATGGTTGACATAGAAAAAGCAAGGTCTCTTAATCTATCTAACTCTGTAGCTATCATACTATATGAAGCATTAAGGCAAATTAACTTTCCAAATTTAGTTTAG
- the grdA gene encoding glycine/sarcosine/betaine reductase complex selenoprotein A, whose protein sequence is MGLYDGKKVIIIGDRDGIPGPAVEECLKSTGAEIVFSSTECFVUTAAGSMDLENQQRVKDLTEKHGAENVVVLIGAAEAESAGLAAETVTNGDPTFAGPLTGVQLGLRVYHVVEPQFKDEVDADVYDDQIGMMEMVLDVDEIIEEMTNIRSEYSKFND, encoded by the coding sequence ATGGGATTATATGATGGAAAAAAAGTAATCATCATAGGCGACAGAGATGGAATCCCAGGACCAGCTGTTGAAGAATGTTTAAAATCAACTGGTGCTGAAATAGTATTCTCATCAACTGAATGTTTCGTCTGAACGGCTGCAGGATCAATGGACTTAGAAAATCAACAAAGGGTTAAAGATTTAACAGAAAAGCATGGTGCTGAGAACGTAGTAGTTCTTATCGGTGCTGCTGAAGCTGAATCAGCTGGATTAGCTGCTGAAACAGTTACAAACGGAGACCCTACTTTTGCAGGTCCATTAACAGGAGTTCAGTTAGGACTCAGAGTATATCACGTAGTAGAACCACAATTTAAAGATGAAGTTGACGCAGATGTTTACGATGATCAAATCGGCATGATGGAAATGGTATTAGACGTAGATGAAATAATCGAAGAAATGACAAACATCAGAAGCGAATATTCTAAATTTAACGATTAA
- the grdC gene encoding glycine/sarcosine/betaine reductase complex component C subunit beta produces MSFPVLKGAGYVLVHTPDMIIHNGTTQTSERIVNPESEYLKKLPEHIRSFEEVVSYPPNQTYIGGITPEELGKMGAPWQDKKIEGADRFAKYGEIMPQDEFIALMQICDAFDLVKLEKSFATSVKEKLTNHPLISEELVAKVKDGEEIDTIKDLIEEHHAEAIYNNNEIVGCVKRAHEIDTNLNAHVMFENLVVKASGVLSMLNLIAKNNIDPTEVEYVIECSEEACGDMNQRGGGNFAKAIAETAGCINATGSDTRGFCAAPTHALIEAAALVKAGVYKNVVLVAGGASAKLGMNGKDHVKKELPILEDVVGGFAVLVSENDGINPILRTDLIGRHTVGTGSSPQAVITSLITSPLDKGDLKITDIDKYSVEMQNPDITKPAGAGDVPAANYKMIAALGVKRGELERADVATFGEKHGLPGWAPTQGHIPSGVPYVGFCRDAMLNGEINRAMIVGKGSLFLGRMTNLFDGVSIVVEKNSGKVDGNEGVSQEEVKKLVAEAMRDFASHLLGN; encoded by the coding sequence ATGTCTTTTCCAGTTTTAAAAGGGGCTGGTTATGTATTAGTACATACACCAGATATGATAATCCATAATGGTACAACTCAAACATCAGAAAGAATTGTTAATCCAGAATCAGAATATTTAAAAAAACTTCCAGAGCATATTCGTAGCTTTGAAGAGGTAGTTAGCTACCCACCAAACCAAACTTATATAGGAGGAATAACTCCAGAAGAATTAGGTAAAATGGGAGCACCATGGCAAGATAAAAAAATTGAAGGTGCAGACAGATTTGCAAAATATGGAGAAATTATGCCACAAGATGAGTTTATAGCATTAATGCAAATTTGTGATGCTTTCGACTTAGTAAAACTAGAAAAATCATTTGCTACTTCAGTTAAAGAAAAGTTAACTAATCATCCACTTATAAGTGAAGAATTAGTTGCTAAAGTTAAAGATGGTGAAGAAATAGATACTATCAAAGATTTAATAGAGGAACATCATGCAGAAGCTATATATAACAACAATGAAATTGTAGGTTGTGTAAAAAGAGCTCATGAAATAGATACTAACTTAAATGCTCATGTTATGTTTGAAAACTTAGTTGTTAAAGCTTCTGGAGTATTATCTATGTTAAATTTAATTGCTAAAAATAATATAGATCCAACAGAAGTTGAATATGTAATAGAATGTTCAGAAGAAGCATGTGGAGATATGAATCAAAGAGGTGGAGGTAACTTCGCTAAAGCCATAGCAGAAACTGCTGGTTGTATCAATGCAACAGGTTCAGACACAAGAGGATTCTGTGCAGCTCCAACTCATGCATTAATTGAAGCTGCTGCTTTAGTTAAAGCAGGAGTATACAAAAATGTTGTATTAGTAGCTGGTGGAGCTTCAGCTAAATTAGGTATGAATGGTAAAGATCATGTTAAGAAGGAACTTCCAATATTAGAAGACGTAGTAGGTGGATTCGCTGTATTAGTAAGTGAAAACGATGGAATTAACCCTATACTAAGAACAGACTTAATAGGACGTCATACAGTTGGTACAGGTTCATCACCACAGGCTGTTATAACTTCATTAATTACATCACCACTTGATAAAGGTGACTTAAAAATAACTGATATAGATAAATATTCAGTTGAAATGCAAAATCCAGATATAACTAAACCAGCAGGTGCAGGAGATGTTCCAGCTGCTAACTATAAAATGATAGCTGCTTTAGGAGTTAAAAGAGGAGAGCTAGAAAGAGCAGATGTTGCTACATTTGGTGAAAAACACGGATTACCAGGGTGGGCTCCAACTCAAGGACATATTCCATCAGGAGTACCTTATGTAGGATTCTGTAGAGATGCTATGTTAAATGGAGAAATTAATAGAGCTATGATAGTTGGTAAAGGTAGCTTATTCTTAGGACGTATGACTAACCTATTTGACGGGGTATCAATAGTTGTTGAAAAAAATAGTGGAAAAGTAGACGGAAACGAAGGAGTTTCACAAGAAGAAGTTAAGAAATTAGTTGCGGAAGCAATGAGAGATTTTGCGTCACATCTATTAGGAAATTAG
- a CDS encoding Cof-type HAD-IIB family hydrolase, with amino-acid sequence MKYKLIAIDMDGTMLDSNNEISLKNREAIKLASKMNVKVIITTGRVFTASRYYAKLLGIQTPIISCNGAYISSHDGKDILFEDFLSKEDLKFAIELANKYNTYYHFFGNNTYYAKEMTKTALMYLEWNKKQCSDDRINIEVVKNYSEILNKPDINFYKIVLIEDNEEKKEKIREELAGNENIEVVSSWHNNIEVMNLGVSKGNALKKLCKRLKIDCKEVIAIGDSYNDASMLKYAGMAVAMGNGEEYIKSIADMVTDTNDNDGVAKAIEKLIIG; translated from the coding sequence ATGAAGTATAAACTAATTGCTATTGATATGGATGGGACAATGTTAGACAGTAATAATGAAATTTCACTGAAAAATAGAGAAGCAATAAAGTTAGCAAGTAAAATGAATGTAAAAGTTATAATTACTACTGGAAGAGTATTTACAGCAAGTAGATACTATGCTAAGTTGCTTGGGATTCAAACTCCTATAATATCTTGTAATGGAGCATATATATCTAGCCATGATGGAAAGGATATCTTATTTGAAGATTTTTTAAGTAAAGAAGATTTAAAATTTGCTATAGAGTTAGCAAATAAATATAATACGTATTATCACTTTTTTGGAAACAATACTTATTATGCAAAAGAAATGACAAAGACAGCTCTAATGTACTTAGAATGGAATAAAAAACAATGTTCTGATGATAGGATTAATATAGAAGTAGTAAAAAATTATTCAGAGATACTAAATAAACCTGATATTAACTTTTACAAAATAGTATTAATAGAAGATAATGAAGAAAAAAAGGAGAAGATAAGAGAAGAATTAGCAGGAAACGAAAATATTGAAGTAGTTAGCTCATGGCATAATAATATAGAGGTTATGAATCTAGGAGTATCTAAAGGAAATGCACTAAAAAAGCTATGTAAAAGACTTAAGATAGATTGTAAAGAAGTAATAGCAATAGGAGATAGCTATAACGATGCTTCTATGTTAAAATATGCTGGAATGGCTGTTGCTATGGGAAACGGAGAAGAATACATAAAATCTATAGCTGATATGGTAACAGATACTAATGATAACGATGGGGTAGCAAAAGCTATAGAGAAATTAATTATTGGCTAA
- the trxA gene encoding thioredoxin TrxA, with translation MLAVDKVSFEEEVLKSEGYILVDFWSQGCEPCKALMPSVEELEGKYGDKIKFCKLDTTKARRLAIQQRILGLPVIAIYKDGNKIDEVVKEDATPENIENMIKKYI, from the coding sequence ATGTTAGCTGTTGATAAAGTTAGTTTTGAGGAAGAAGTATTAAAATCAGAAGGTTACATCTTAGTTGACTTCTGGAGTCAAGGATGTGAACCATGTAAAGCATTAATGCCATCTGTAGAAGAATTAGAAGGCAAATATGGTGACAAAATTAAGTTTTGTAAATTGGATACTACAAAAGCTAGAAGACTTGCTATACAACAAAGAATATTAGGATTACCAGTAATAGCCATATATAAAGATGGCAATAAAATAGATGAAGTAGTTAAGGAAGATGCTACACCAGAAAATATAGAAAATATGATTAAAAAATATATTTAG
- a CDS encoding Na/Pi cotransporter family protein — MQIAFGVIGGLGLFLYGMNLMGTGLQKAAGEKLKRLIEILTSNRIMGVLVGAVVTMVIQSSSATTVMVVGFVNAGLMTLKQAVGVIMGANVGTTVTAQLIAFNLSDAAPLIVGIGVAIWLFSSNKKHKEYAEILIGFGILFIGMDMMSGSLKPLSKSETFINLLSSLNNPVVGLLVGFGLTTILQSSSASIGLLLALSSQGLIDIGMALPILFGDNIGTTTTALLSSIGANRTAKRAAFMHFLFNVIGTLLFMLVLQYPTRELVLRLSPGNVERQIANAHTFFNLANVIVQLPFAGLLVKAAESLIKGDIETEDQVLKYIDTRIMETPSVAVGQASKEVLRMGKMVQNNLATALDSFYTKNEKLTHKVFDEEKRINELERGITNHLVELSGIPLTDKENVTVTTLFHAINDIERIGDHADNIAELTQYRIDNNLWFSDDAIEELRLMFDKIQELYKNALLAFKTADPDIARKVIRDEDEIDVMEKKYRASHIERLNHQGCQPSSGIIYLDIISNLERVGDHCSNIAMYILDALE, encoded by the coding sequence ATGCAAATAGCTTTTGGAGTAATAGGTGGATTAGGTTTGTTCTTATATGGAATGAACTTGATGGGGACAGGCTTACAAAAAGCAGCAGGTGAAAAACTAAAAAGGCTTATTGAGATTCTTACTAGTAATAGGATAATGGGAGTTTTAGTAGGCGCTGTTGTAACTATGGTTATTCAAAGTAGTAGTGCTACTACAGTTATGGTAGTAGGATTTGTAAACGCAGGTCTTATGACATTAAAACAGGCTGTTGGTGTAATAATGGGTGCTAACGTAGGTACTACAGTAACAGCACAGTTAATAGCTTTTAATCTTTCGGATGCAGCTCCACTTATAGTTGGTATAGGGGTTGCAATATGGTTATTTTCTTCTAATAAAAAGCACAAAGAATATGCAGAGATATTAATAGGCTTTGGTATTTTATTTATTGGTATGGATATGATGTCAGGATCTTTGAAGCCTCTTAGTAAATCAGAAACTTTTATAAATTTACTATCTAGTCTTAACAATCCTGTAGTAGGTTTATTAGTTGGATTTGGATTAACAACTATACTTCAAAGCAGTAGTGCTTCAATAGGACTTTTATTAGCATTATCAAGTCAAGGACTTATAGATATAGGAATGGCATTGCCGATATTATTTGGAGATAACATTGGAACAACTACAACTGCACTTTTATCAAGTATAGGAGCTAACAGAACAGCAAAGAGAGCAGCATTTATGCATTTTTTATTTAACGTAATAGGTACACTTTTATTCATGCTAGTATTACAATATCCAACTAGAGAATTAGTGCTAAGATTGTCTCCAGGAAATGTTGAGAGACAAATAGCTAATGCTCATACATTCTTTAACTTAGCAAATGTAATAGTACAACTTCCATTTGCAGGATTACTAGTTAAAGCAGCTGAAAGCTTAATTAAAGGTGATATAGAAACAGAAGATCAGGTTTTAAAATATATAGATACTAGAATTATGGAGACTCCGTCAGTGGCAGTAGGTCAAGCATCAAAAGAAGTATTAAGAATGGGAAAGATGGTACAAAATAACTTAGCTACTGCACTAGATTCTTTTTATACAAAAAATGAAAAATTAACACACAAGGTATTTGATGAAGAAAAGAGAATAAATGAATTAGAAAGAGGAATAACAAATCACTTAGTAGAGCTTTCAGGTATACCTCTTACTGATAAAGAAAATGTTACTGTAACGACTTTGTTTCATGCGATAAATGATATTGAACGTATAGGAGATCATGCTGATAATATAGCAGAACTTACACAGTATAGAATAGATAACAATCTTTGGTTTAGCGATGATGCTATAGAAGAACTTCGTTTAATGTTTGATAAGATACAAGAATTATATAAAAATGCATTATTAGCGTTTAAAACAGCAGATCCAGATATAGCTAGAAAAGTGATTAGAGATGAAGATGAAATAGATGTAATGGAAAAGAAATATAGAGCAAGTCATATTGAAAGACTTAACCATCAAGGATGCCAACCAAGTTCAGGTATAATTTACTTAGACATAATAAGTAATCTAGAGAGAGTTGGAGATCATTGTTCAAATATAGCAATGTATATATTAGACGCTTTAGAATAA
- a CDS encoding GrdX family protein — protein MNIILITNNPLVFEKYANNQNVEYYEVSYLEILNIIRDKIHIGHKLLTHPLSSSLKPNETPYKTVLITKEKYSSVDTDSIIIIESSILTAKKFIRNKQTPDWNQLILDDFQVVDLSLVDNVLSRDI, from the coding sequence GTGAATATAATATTAATAACAAATAATCCATTAGTATTTGAAAAATATGCAAATAATCAAAATGTTGAATATTATGAAGTAAGCTACTTGGAAATACTGAATATAATAAGGGATAAGATACATATTGGACATAAATTACTTACGCATCCTTTATCAAGTAGTTTAAAACCTAATGAGACTCCTTATAAAACTGTATTAATTACAAAAGAGAAATATAGTAGTGTTGATACTGACTCAATAATTATTATAGAAAGTAGTATTTTAACAGCTAAAAAATTCATAAGGAACAAACAAACACCCGATTGGAATCAATTAATACTAGATGATTTTCAAGTAGTAGACTTATCTTTAGTAGACAATGTATTATCCAGAGATATCTAA
- the grdB gene encoding glycine reductase complex selenoprotein B has protein sequence MSKIKVVHYINQFFAGIGGEEKADHKPEVREGIVGPGMAFKQNFGDEAEIVATIICGDSYFNENMEEAKATIIDMVKKYNPDLFIAGPAFNAGRYGVACGSITEAVQSELGIPALTGMYIENPGADMFKKSVYIVETKNSAAGMRNAVKSMSKLALKLAKNESLGMPSEEGYMSRGIRKNVFVDKRGSERAVDMLIKKLKGEEFVTEFPMPDFDRVEPNSAVKDITKAKIAIVTSGGTVPKGNPDHIESSSASKYGKYDIQGVDDLTAETYETAHGGYDPVYANEDSDRVIPVDILREFEKEGKIGELHRYFYTTVGNGTAVASSKAFAGEFAKELVADGVDAVILTSTUGTCTRCGATMVKEIERAGIPVVHMCTVVPISLTVGANRIVPTIAIPHPLGNPSLDKEEEKALRRKLVEKALEALSTEVDGQTVFED, from the coding sequence ATGAGTAAAATAAAAGTTGTTCATTATATAAACCAATTCTTCGCTGGAATCGGTGGAGAAGAAAAAGCTGACCATAAGCCAGAAGTAAGAGAAGGTATTGTAGGTCCGGGTATGGCATTTAAGCAAAACTTTGGAGACGAAGCAGAAATAGTTGCTACTATAATATGTGGAGACTCTTATTTCAATGAAAATATGGAAGAAGCTAAAGCGACTATCATAGATATGGTTAAAAAGTACAACCCAGATTTATTCATTGCAGGACCAGCATTTAATGCAGGTAGATATGGAGTTGCTTGCGGATCTATAACAGAAGCTGTACAAAGTGAATTAGGAATACCAGCACTAACAGGTATGTATATAGAAAATCCTGGTGCAGATATGTTCAAGAAGAGCGTATATATAGTTGAAACTAAAAACAGTGCTGCTGGTATGAGAAATGCTGTTAAAAGTATGTCAAAGTTAGCTCTTAAACTAGCTAAAAATGAAAGTCTTGGTATGCCTTCAGAAGAAGGATATATGTCAAGAGGAATTAGAAAGAATGTCTTTGTTGATAAAAGAGGTTCAGAAAGAGCTGTTGATATGCTTATCAAAAAGCTAAAAGGTGAAGAATTTGTTACTGAATTCCCGATGCCAGATTTCGATAGGGTTGAACCAAATTCAGCTGTTAAAGACATAACAAAGGCTAAAATAGCTATTGTTACTTCAGGTGGTACAGTTCCAAAAGGAAACCCAGACCATATTGAATCATCAAGTGCATCGAAATACGGTAAATATGATATACAAGGTGTAGATGATTTAACTGCTGAAACTTATGAAACTGCACATGGTGGATATGACCCAGTGTACGCTAATGAAGATTCAGATAGAGTTATTCCAGTAGATATATTAAGAGAATTTGAAAAAGAAGGAAAAATCGGTGAACTTCACAGATACTTCTATACTACAGTAGGTAATGGTACTGCTGTTGCAAGTTCTAAAGCTTTTGCAGGTGAATTTGCAAAAGAATTAGTGGCTGATGGAGTAGATGCGGTTATATTAACATCTACCTGAGGTACCTGTACACGTTGCGGTGCAACAATGGTAAAAGAAATTGAAAGAGCAGGAATTCCTGTTGTTCATATGTGTACAGTAGTACCAATATCATTAACAGTTGGTGCAAACAGGATAGTTCCTACTATAGCTATACCGCACCCACTTGGAAATCCAAGTTTAGACAAAGAAGAAGAAAAAGCATTAAGAAGAAAATTAGTTGAGAAAGCATTAGAAGCTTTATCTACAGAGGTAGACGGACAAACTGTATTTGAAGACTAA
- the trxB gene encoding thioredoxin-disulfide reductase: protein MSNIYDVVILGAGPAGLSAGLYAARAKMKTLVIEKEKPGGQIVTTNEVANYPGSVENATGPSLIGRMVSQADEFGAERIVDEIKEVNLTDKVKIIKGSKGEYQAKSVIVATGAKPKLLGCPGEKEFTGKGVSYCATCDGDFFTDFDVYVVGGGDSAVEEAIFLTKFARKVTIIHRRDKLKAAKSIQEKAFKNEKIDFIWDTQVKEIKGEGIVESLVLENLKTGEQSEIVANEDDGTFGVFVFVGFNPQTDIFEGVIDMENGYIKTDGSMKTNVPGVFAAGDCRVTPLRQVITAAADGAVAAIQAEKYIENEFQK, encoded by the coding sequence ATGAGTAATATTTATGACGTAGTTATATTAGGAGCCGGTCCAGCAGGATTGTCAGCGGGACTATATGCAGCAAGGGCTAAGATGAAAACGCTTGTCATAGAAAAGGAAAAGCCAGGTGGACAAATAGTTACTACTAATGAAGTAGCTAATTATCCAGGTTCTGTCGAAAATGCTACAGGACCATCACTAATAGGAAGAATGGTTAGTCAAGCAGATGAGTTTGGTGCAGAAAGAATTGTGGATGAAATAAAAGAAGTGAATTTGACTGATAAGGTGAAAATTATAAAAGGTAGCAAAGGTGAATATCAAGCTAAAAGTGTTATAGTTGCTACAGGGGCTAAACCAAAGCTATTAGGATGTCCAGGTGAAAAAGAATTTACTGGTAAAGGTGTTTCATATTGTGCAACTTGTGATGGGGATTTCTTCACAGATTTTGATGTATATGTAGTAGGTGGTGGAGATTCTGCAGTTGAAGAAGCTATATTTCTGACCAAGTTTGCTAGAAAAGTAACAATCATACATAGACGTGATAAGCTAAAAGCAGCTAAGTCTATACAAGAAAAGGCATTTAAAAATGAAAAGATTGATTTTATATGGGACACTCAAGTAAAAGAAATTAAAGGTGAAGGAATTGTAGAATCTTTAGTTTTAGAAAATCTCAAAACTGGAGAACAATCTGAAATAGTAGCAAATGAAGATGATGGTACTTTTGGGGTTTTCGTGTTTGTAGGATTCAATCCTCAAACGGATATTTTTGAAGGCGTTATAGATATGGAAAATGGATATATCAAGACTGATGGTAGTATGAAAACAAATGTTCCAGGTGTGTTTGCAGCAGGAGATTGTAGAGTTACGCCGTTAAGACAAGTAATAACAGCAGCTGCTGATGGTGCAGTTGCAGCTATTCAAGCAGAGAAATACATTGAAAATGAATTTCAAAAATAG